One Psychrobacillus glaciei genomic region harbors:
- a CDS encoding efflux RND transporter permease subunit, with translation MKISDFSIKRPVFTTVIMFLIIILGGVSFFKIPITLIPDLNPPIAVVVSSYPGASPVEVNEKITKPLENSLSTLPGIKSINSTSQEGANFILLEFEWSTNMDDVESDVMQRIDITPMPEGAIKPKFLKFDPAQFPVIQLSLSGKKANGDIRLIAEKLEKELISTEGVASVNVSGAIVEEVQILLNQNKLEEKGITQSDIVQLIQANNISLPGSPIETEDKKTLTTRIISTLTTIDDIKNLVITVNPLDGKKVTIADIATVQLTEPEQSSETRANSEPAVLLSVLQESNANTANVSKAFKEALDKQLAKEEFSGIKADILFDQGDYVRLAINNIGSTLITGGILAMLILFIFLKGIKSPIIIGIAIPYSVIVTFVLMFFAGFSLNIMTLGALALGIGMLVDNSIVVIENIERHLGLGKNPREAAFIGTKEVVGAITASTLTTVAVFVPVIFLSGLIGQIFTEFALTISFSLFASLVVAITVIPMMASRMLKKPKGDLEAKRRRSKTYNNFERSIRWSLSHRAIVLTITVILLAISAFGLLRTGTEFLPATDEGFVTIAVRLENGASFGATNEVVKNIEQQLQEEKDVEVFVSFVGGNQEGQSRGTSKSNIAEISVKLVPLDERKRSTFTFVDEVQPKVIKVAGKNVEVNFNMQTAAGSSPNSLSFTLSSASKDNLNKAVHSVSKQVEKINGVTSMRNDLTEKIDEVQMTVKKDAATDYGLAPVQIAQTVNNVTRGVFATQIISDQDDVYGVYVKYDEAYRNSVEQLRQLKLRTPSGQYITLQDVANIEIAEGPLTIRRVNQASAVTFTLKYDSHYSLGEMSGFVDAAIDKANLPKNVLISFGGDRELLDNAKNDMILAILLAVVLVYIVMAAQFESYKYPFVIMFTVPLIAIGIFIGLFTTNTSISISVVIGILILVGIVVNNGIVLVDYINQRKASGLDSYEAIITSVRDRVRPILMTALTTILGLVPLALGLGEGTEINQPMGITVVGGLISSTFLTLYVVPVIYSLFDKETRKKAVSKKSEGI, from the coding sequence ATGAAAATAAGTGATTTCTCCATAAAAAGGCCTGTATTCACAACCGTGATCATGTTTTTAATCATTATCCTCGGTGGGGTTTCCTTTTTTAAAATTCCGATTACATTAATACCGGACTTAAATCCTCCAATTGCGGTAGTCGTTTCAAGTTATCCTGGCGCAAGCCCAGTTGAAGTAAATGAAAAAATTACCAAGCCACTCGAAAATTCCTTAAGTACATTACCTGGTATTAAATCCATTAATAGTACATCCCAAGAAGGAGCAAATTTTATATTATTGGAATTTGAGTGGTCCACAAATATGGATGATGTAGAATCAGACGTCATGCAGAGAATCGACATTACGCCTATGCCTGAAGGAGCCATAAAACCTAAGTTTCTAAAGTTTGATCCAGCTCAATTTCCGGTTATTCAGTTATCGTTAAGTGGCAAAAAAGCAAATGGAGATATTCGATTAATCGCGGAAAAGCTAGAAAAAGAACTAATTAGTACAGAAGGTGTCGCAAGTGTAAATGTATCCGGTGCAATCGTAGAAGAAGTGCAAATCCTGCTTAATCAAAATAAGCTAGAAGAAAAAGGGATAACACAGAGCGATATTGTACAACTCATTCAAGCAAACAATATCTCTCTTCCAGGAAGTCCTATTGAAACAGAAGATAAAAAAACGCTCACCACTAGAATCATTAGCACTCTTACTACGATAGACGATATTAAAAACCTAGTTATTACTGTAAATCCGCTCGATGGAAAAAAAGTGACGATTGCAGATATTGCGACGGTCCAACTTACGGAACCAGAACAAAGTTCAGAAACTAGGGCAAATAGCGAACCCGCTGTATTACTATCAGTTCTTCAAGAATCGAATGCAAATACGGCGAATGTATCCAAAGCATTTAAGGAAGCGTTAGACAAGCAACTGGCAAAAGAAGAGTTTTCCGGTATAAAAGCAGATATATTATTTGACCAAGGAGATTATGTAAGACTAGCGATTAATAATATTGGCTCAACGCTTATAACAGGCGGTATTTTAGCAATGCTTATATTATTTATCTTTTTAAAGGGAATTAAGAGTCCAATTATTATAGGTATTGCTATTCCGTATTCAGTTATTGTGACTTTTGTGTTAATGTTCTTTGCTGGATTCTCTTTAAATATTATGACGCTTGGAGCATTAGCACTAGGAATAGGAATGCTCGTCGATAATTCCATTGTTGTCATTGAAAATATTGAAAGGCATTTAGGATTAGGCAAGAATCCACGAGAAGCAGCTTTTATTGGGACAAAAGAAGTTGTGGGAGCTATTACTGCATCTACTTTAACTACAGTCGCTGTGTTTGTGCCTGTTATATTTCTTTCTGGATTAATTGGACAAATATTCACGGAATTTGCACTAACGATATCGTTTAGTTTATTTGCTTCATTAGTCGTGGCCATTACAGTTATACCAATGATGGCTAGTAGAATGCTGAAGAAGCCAAAAGGTGATCTTGAAGCGAAAAGACGACGTTCGAAAACGTATAATAATTTTGAACGATCCATTAGATGGTCATTATCCCATCGCGCGATAGTTCTTACGATTACAGTTATTTTATTGGCCATTTCAGCGTTTGGTTTACTCCGCACGGGGACGGAATTTTTACCTGCTACAGATGAGGGCTTTGTTACGATTGCAGTAAGACTTGAAAATGGTGCATCTTTTGGAGCAACGAATGAAGTCGTTAAGAATATTGAACAGCAATTGCAAGAAGAAAAAGACGTGGAAGTGTTCGTCAGTTTTGTAGGAGGAAATCAAGAAGGGCAATCGAGAGGGACATCTAAATCTAATATTGCAGAAATATCCGTAAAGCTAGTACCTTTAGATGAACGCAAGCGATCTACATTCACGTTTGTAGATGAAGTCCAACCGAAAGTAATAAAAGTTGCTGGGAAAAATGTAGAAGTGAATTTTAATATGCAGACTGCAGCTGGTTCATCACCTAACTCATTATCGTTCACGCTATCATCTGCTAGTAAAGATAATTTGAATAAAGCGGTACATTCCGTTTCGAAACAAGTGGAAAAAATAAATGGCGTAACTAGTATGAGAAATGATTTAACCGAAAAAATTGATGAAGTGCAAATGACAGTAAAAAAAGATGCCGCAACAGATTATGGGCTTGCCCCCGTACAAATTGCTCAAACGGTTAATAATGTAACACGAGGTGTATTTGCTACTCAAATTATATCCGACCAAGATGATGTCTATGGAGTTTATGTGAAATATGATGAAGCATATCGAAATAGTGTGGAACAATTAAGACAACTAAAATTAAGAACTCCATCTGGTCAGTATATTACATTACAGGATGTAGCGAATATTGAAATTGCAGAAGGACCTCTAACTATTCGAAGAGTAAATCAAGCGAGCGCTGTTACATTCACCTTAAAATATGATTCGCACTATTCTTTAGGTGAAATGTCCGGTTTCGTGGATGCTGCCATTGACAAAGCTAATTTGCCAAAAAATGTGCTCATTTCCTTTGGAGGAGATAGAGAGTTATTGGACAATGCAAAAAATGATATGATATTAGCTATATTATTGGCAGTTGTTTTAGTATACATCGTAATGGCTGCACAATTTGAGTCGTATAAATATCCGTTTGTGATTATGTTCACTGTTCCTCTAATTGCTATTGGAATTTTCATTGGTCTCTTCACGACAAACACATCAATAAGTATTTCAGTAGTAATTGGGATTCTTATCTTAGTAGGTATTGTTGTAAACAATGGAATTGTCTTGGTGGATTATATCAATCAACGAAAAGCGAGTGGTTTGGACTCTTATGAAGCAATAATAACTTCCGTAAGGGATCGCGTTCGTCCAATTTTAATGACTGCTTTAACGACTATTTTAGGACTAGTTCCCCTTGCCTTAGGTTTAGGAGAGGGAACGGAGATTAATCAGCCAATGGGAATTACCGTAGTAGGTGGATTAATTAGTTCTACATTCTTAACTTTATATGTTGTACCTGTTATTTACAGTTTGTTTGATAAAGAAACAAGAAAAAAAGCAGTGTCTAAAAAGTCAGAAGGTATTTGA
- a CDS encoding TerC family protein, protein MEAILFQYGWVLLVLVGLEGLLAADNAVVMAVMVKHLPKERQKKALFYGLVGAFVFRFLALFMITFLVNVWQVQALGAAYLLFISIKHIYDKSKIKPEDHPDFDLNTSKGSSFWFTVLKVEVADIAFAIDSMLAAVAIAVTLPELGELHIGGINGGQFAVMFLGGVIGLVIMRFAAHKFVQLLEKYPSLETAAFLIVGWVGVKLAVLTLSHPKVGILDEHFPHSAPWEITFWTVLLAIALFGYIFGVISNKKVYK, encoded by the coding sequence ATGGAAGCAATATTATTTCAGTATGGATGGGTATTACTTGTTTTAGTTGGATTGGAAGGATTACTTGCAGCGGATAATGCAGTCGTGATGGCGGTAATGGTAAAACATTTACCGAAGGAGAGACAGAAAAAAGCATTATTTTACGGATTAGTTGGAGCTTTTGTATTTAGATTTTTGGCACTTTTTATGATTACATTTCTAGTAAATGTATGGCAAGTTCAGGCTTTGGGTGCTGCATACTTATTATTCATTTCGATTAAACATATTTATGATAAATCGAAAATTAAACCAGAAGATCATCCTGATTTTGACTTAAACACATCAAAAGGATCAAGTTTTTGGTTTACTGTATTAAAAGTAGAGGTAGCGGATATCGCTTTTGCAATTGACTCGATGCTTGCTGCTGTGGCTATAGCAGTTACTTTGCCAGAACTTGGTGAATTACATATAGGGGGCATCAACGGGGGGCAATTCGCAGTAATGTTCTTGGGAGGAGTAATTGGGCTTGTCATTATGCGTTTTGCAGCCCATAAATTTGTTCAATTGCTTGAAAAATATCCTTCATTAGAAACAGCTGCATTCTTAATAGTAGGCTGGGTAGGAGTAAAACTAGCTGTTTTGACACTTTCACATCCAAAAGTTGGTATACTAGATGAGCATTTTCCACACTCAGCTCCTTGGGAAATCACGTTTTGGACGGTTCTATTAGCCATTGCCCTTTTTGGTTATATTTTTGGTGTAATATCAAACAAAAAAGTTTACAAATAG